TGAGACCCAGGAGTGGATGGACTCCCTCGACGGTCTGCTCGACGAGGCCGGCCCCGACCGCGCCCGCTACCTCATGCTCCGCCTGCTGGAGCGCGCCTCCGCCAAGCGCGTCGCCCTGCCGCCGCTGCTGTCCACGGACTACGTGAACACCATCCCCACCTCGATGGAGCCGGAGTTCCCCGGCGACGAGACCATCGAGAAGCGCTACCGCCGCTGGATGCGCTGGAACGCCGCCATCATGGTGCACCGTGCGCAGCGTCCGGAGATCGGCGTCGGCGGCCACATCTCCACCTACGCCTCCGCCGCGGCGCTCTACGAGGTCGGTTTCAACCACTTCTTCCGCGGCAAGGACCACCCGGGCGGCGGCGACCAGGTCTTCTTCCAGGGCCACGCCTCGCCGGGCATGTACGCCCGCGCCTTCCTCGAGGGCCGGCTGTCCGAGGAGGACATGGACGGCTTCCGGCAGGAGAAGAGCAAGCCCGAGCACGGCATGCCCTCCTACCCCCACCCGCACGGCATGCCCTCGTTCTGGGAGTTCCCGACGGTCTCGATGGGCCTCGGCCCGATGGACGCCGTCTACCAGGCGAAGTTCAACCGCTACCTCCACGACCGGGGCATCAAGGACACCTCCGACCAGCACGTCTGGGCCTTCCTCGGCGACGGTGAGATGGATGAGCCGGAGGCCCGCGGCGTGATCCAGCAGGCCGCGCTGAACAACCTCGACAACCTGACCTTCGTCATCAACTGCAACCTGCAGCGCCTCGACGGCCCGGTGCGCGGCAACACCAAGATCATCCAGGAGCTCGAGAGCTTCTTCCGCGGTGCGGGCTGGAACGTCATCAAGGTCGTCTGGGCCCGCGAGTGGGACCGGCTGCTGGAGAAGGACCAGGACGGCCACCTGGTCAACATCATGAACACCACCGTCGACGGTGACTACCAGACCTTCAAGGGCAAGGACGGCGCCTACGTGCGCAAGTTCTTCTTCGAGCGCGACCCGGAGACCGCCAAGCTGGTCGAGGACATGACCGACGAGGAGATCTTCGCGCTGCGCCGCGGCGGTCACGACTACCGCAAGATCTACGCCGCCTACAAGAAGGCGATGGAGACCAAGGACCAGCCGACCGTCATCCTCGCCCACACCATCAAGGGTTACGGGCTGGGCCACAACTTCGAGGGCCGCAACGCGACCCACCAGATGAAGAAGCTGACCCTCGACGACCTCAAGCTGTTCCGCACCAAGCAGGAGATCCCGATCTCCGACGAGGAGCTCGAGGCCGACCCGAAGCTCCCGCCGTACTACAACCCCGGCCCCGATTCCCCGGAGATCCAGTACATGCTGGAGCGCCGGCGTGAGCTCGGCGGCTACCTGCCGGAGCGCCGCACCACCTACACCCCGCTGGCCGTTCCGGACGCCTCGACCCTCGCCCCGGTCCTCAAGGGCTCCGGCAAGCAGAAGGTCGCGACGACCATGGCGCTCGTCCGTACCCTCAAGGAGCTGATGGAGGACGAGGAGATCAAGAAGCGTCTCGTCCCGATCATCCCCGACGAGGCCCGCACCTTCGGCATGGACTCCTGGTTCCCGACACTGAAGATCTACAACCCGCACGGTCAGAACTACACCCCGGTCGACGCGGACATGATGCTGTCGTACAAGGAGTCCACCGACGGACACATCCTGCACGAGGGCATCAACGAGGCCGGTTCGGTGGCCGAGTTCATCGCCGCCGGCACCTCCTACGCCACCCAGGGCGAGGTGATGATCCCGCTGTACATCTTCTACGCGATGTTCGGTTTCCAGCGCACCGGTGACTCGATCTGGGCCGCCGCCGACCAGATGGCCCGCGGGTTCCTCATCGGCGCCACCGCCGGTGCCACCACACTGACCGGTGAGGGTCTGCAGCACATGGACGGACACTCCCCCGTCCTGGCCTCCACCAACCCCTCGGTCATCTCGTGGGACCCGGCCTTCGCCTACGAGGTCGCCCACATCGTGCGCGACGGTATCCGCCGCATGTACGGCGAGGGCTCCGGCCCCGACGGCACCGGTGAGAACGTCATCTACTACATGACGGTCTACAACGAGCCGGTCCACCAGCCGGCCGCCCCCGCCGACCTGGATGTCGAGGGACTGCTCAAGGGCATCTACCTCTACTCCCCGGCCGACCGGCTGATCGGCACCGGCCCGAACTCCACCGGCGACGCGGGCGAGGCCCCGGCCTCGGACCTCACCGCGACGCTGCTCGCCTCCGGTGTGGGGATGACCGAGTCGATCCGCGCCAAGGAGATCCTGCGGGAGCAGTTCGACGTCAACGTCGCCCTGTACTCGGTGACCAACTGGAACGAACTGGCCCGCGAGGGTCGCGCCCTCGAGCTCGAGGAGCTGCGTCACCCGGGCAGTACCGTGGAGCAGCCGTACGTCACGCAGGTCCTGCAGGACGCCGAGGGGCCGTTCATCGCGGCGACGGACTTCACCACCACGCTGCCGGAGCAGATCCGGAAGTTCGTGCCCGGTGACTACACCACCCTCGGCTGCGACGGTTTCGGCTTCTCCGACACCCGCCCGGCGGCCCGCCGGTTCTTCAACTCGGACGCCGAGTCGATCGCCGTGGCCGTGCTGTCCGCCCTGGCCCGTCAGGACAAGGTCAGCTGGGACGTCGTGGCGAAGGCCGCGGCGGACTTCAACCTGACCGACCCGACCAAGGCCTGATGCTGGGTCCCGATTCCGGGTCCTGACCACGTGTCGGCCGTCGGCCGACCGTTGGTAGGCTGACGGTCGACCCATCCGTCCGACGAGACAAGAGGAATTCAACTGGTGGAGATCTCCCGCGAAGCACAGGAGAAGCTGGCGGCCGCCCTCGGCGGCACCGCGACCGCGGCAGGTGACAAGGCCGCCGGCGGGACCGGTGACACGGCCGGGGCCGACGACACGGTCCGTGCCCGGATCGCCCGCATCATCGAGGGATCGACCGGCATCGACGCCGACGAGATCACCGATGACGCGGACCTCTCCGACGATCTCCACATCAGTTCCGTGTCCCTCATCGAGATCGCCATCCACATCGAGGACGAACTGCACGTCAGGGTCGAGGAGGAGGACATCTACTCCGCCCACTCCCTGGCCGACCTCGTCTCCTTCGTGGAGAAGGCACAGTCGGGCGGGAAATGACCGTGCCGGGCGGCGTCCCCACCACCGGCCCCGCCGGAATTCTCGCCGGAATCGACGACTGGCCGGTGGACACCGCCGCGGCGGCGGTCGTCCGCCCCGACGGCACCACCGTCAGCCACGGCGACACCACGGCGGTGTTCGCCCTGGCGAGCGTCAGCAAACTCATCACGGCCCACACGGTGCTGTGCGCCGTCGCCGAAGGCTGCTTCGAGCTCGATGACACGGTCGCCGACGTCGCCGTGGAGAGCGGGCACGACGTCGACGGTCCGCAGGACGCCACCGTCCGCGAGCTGCTCGCCCACGCCTCCGGTGTCGGTTTCAGGGGCCGGACGCGGGAGCGGGACGCCCGCACCCGCCGGATCTACTCCTCGGCGGGCTTCGAGATCCTCGCCGACCTGGTCAGCGCCACGGTCAGTGAGGTCGACCTCGACTTCGCCGGATACGCGCGCGCCACCGTCCTCGACCCGTTGGGGATCCCGGCGGACCAGCTCGTCATCGACGGCTCCGCCGGCCACGGTTTCCGGGGGTCGGTCGGGGCGCTCACCCGGCTGGCGCAGGAGTTCCTCTCCCCCACCCTGCTGCCCGCCGGACTGTGGGACGAGGCCCTGACCCCCCAGTTCCCGGACCTCGACGGCGTGGTCCCCGGTTACGGCCGGCAGCGCCCCTGCCCGTGGGGGCTCGGGTTCGAACTGCACGACCACAAGTCACCGCACTGGTTGTCCCCGGACATGCCCACGGACGTGGCGGGGCACTTCGGCCAGGCGGGCACGTTCCTGTGGTTCCACCGCGGCACCGGGACGGCGGCGGTCGTCCTCACCGACCGGAACTTCGGCGACTGGGCGAAGCAGCGGTGGGACGGGTTCAACGGGCGGCTGTGGACCGCCCTCACGGCGTCCTAGATCCAGTAGCCGGACGCCACCTCGGAGGTGTGCGCGGTGACGTGCTCCGGGGTCAGGTCACTGACCCTGGTGACGCCGCACAGTCGCAGGGTGCGCCGCAGCTGGTCCTCCATGATGTCGAGCATCCGGGCCACGCCGCGCTGCCCGCCGGCCATGAGACCGTACATGTAGGCCCGCCCCACGAGCGTGTAGTCGGCGCCGAGGGCGACGGCCGCGGCGATGTCCGCACCGTCCATGATGCCGGTGTCCAGACCGATGGTGGCGTCCTCACCGACGGCGGCACGGACCTTCGGCAGCAGGTGCAGCGGGACGGGGGCCCGGTCGAGCTGGCGTCCGCCGTGGTTGGACAGGATGATGCCGTCGGCACCGTGGTCGAGGACGCGCTGGGAGTCCTCGACGGTCTGCAGTCCCTTGGCGATCAGGGTGCCGGGCCACAGGTTGCGGAGCCAGTCGATGTCGTCGAAGGTCAGCGCCGGGTCGAACATCCGGTCCACGAGGTCGGCGACGGTGCCGGAGCTTCGCGACAGTGAGGCGAAGGACAGCTGTTCGGTGGTGAGGAAGTTGAACCACCACGCGGGCCGGTAGGAGGCGTCCAGGACGGTCTTCCAGGTCAGCTGCGGCGGGATGGAGAAGCCGTTGCGGGTGTCGCGCAGCCGGGCGCCCGCGATGGCGGTGTCCACCGTGACGATGAGCTTGCGGTAGCCGGCGTCCCAGGCGCGCCGGACGAGCTCCTCGGAGGCCTCGCGGTCCTTCCACAGGTACAGCTGGAACCAGTTGTTCCCCTCCGGGGCGTGCGTCGCGACATCCTCGAGGGACGCCGTGCCCATCGTCGACAGACAGAAGGGGATCCCCTTGTCCGCGGCGGCGGCGGACCCGGCGTACTCACCCTCGGTCTGCATCATGCGGGTGAACCCGGTGGGGGCGATCGCCAGCGGCATGCTGATCCGGTCGCCGAAGACCTCGGTGGACAGGTCCGCGTCGGAGACGTCGCGCAGCACACCCGGGTTGAACTCGAGGTCCCGGTAGGCCAGTCGGGCGCGGTTGAGGGAGATCTCGTTCTCGGCGGCGCCGTCGACGTAGTCGAAGGGGGCTTTCGGGGTGCGGCGCTTCGCGATCTTCCGCAGTTCCCAGACGTTCGTGGCCTTGGCGAGTTTCCGGCCGGTGAGGTCCAGGGTCGGCTTCTCGAACTGCATGAGTTCCTTCAGGTCCTTGACCGGGGGGAACCTGCGCTTGAGTGCGGCCGGGGTGGGACGCTGCGGTGACATGCTCGTTTGCTCCTTCGGGCTCGGTGACTTTCTGCGGCCTGACCTTACTCGCGGGCGGAAGGTCCCCGGAACGTGCCCGGGACGCACTTGGAAGGCGCGGAGCCCCGCCGCCCTGTTGTCCCGGATTGCCCCGAGTTGTTCCGAGTTGACCCGGATCGGTCGGTTCCGTCGGGTCGGGAACGCAGAATCGGGTCAGCTCGGGACAGACCCGCTCCAGAGGCCCCCGCCGGGCCGGCACTGAAACCGCACCCGGATACGACTGAACCCCGCTACCGTCGGTAGCGGGGTTCTGCTGCTCCCCCAACTGGATTCGAACCAGTAACCTTCCGATTAACAGTCGGATGCTCTGCCGTTGAGCTATGGAGGAATATCTCTGCTGTCCGGAAGCGGTGCTCCCTGGCAACGGGACATACTGTACCCAGCGGTTGTGATTCGATCAAATCCGCTGTTCAGGATGGATAATGCGGACAACTTCGGTGACTTCTCCACCACCGGTGGACGACTGGCTGGAACCCGACGCCAGCGTGACCCCGGTGGACCCGCGCCGACCACGGGTCGTCGGTCGCCGGCGCCCGGCACCGTAACCGGGTCACCTGTACGGCGTCCCCGAACCCGTGTGATTCAATATCCGCGGGACTATAGCTCAGTTGGTTAGAGCCGCGGACTCATAATCCGCTGGTCGCGGGTTCAAGCCCCGCTGGTCCCACACGATCCCCCGGACGCCGTACGGCACCCGGGGGATTCCTGTTTCCGCATCCCCCGCTGTCCCGGACCACAGGACCGGCCTGCGGCGGCCCCGTCCGTCGGTCAGGAACAGGACGCCGCCGCTCAGTCCGTGTTCGAAAAATCTCACCCCCGAAACTCATCCCGTCCCATGGTCGGTCTACATTATCGGCTATCTCATGTTGATGTTTCATAAAGGAGAAGAGATGCAGAAGGCAGGATCCCGGCTGCGGGTCGTCACGGCACTCGCCGCGACAGTCCTCCTCGGGACCGGTGCACTGACCGGGTGCTCATCCGGTGACGGGAAATCCGGGGCAGCCACGTCAACCACTGCGGCGTCCGGTATGGGTGTGCCCGTGAAAGGCGACGGCGCCACCATCACCATCACCGGCGCCTACGCGACCGACCAGATCGACTTGTACACCGACGGATCCTGGAATGCATCAGAGGGACGCCCGACGACCCCGACGCGGGCACGTGACGGTGGCCGGTACATTGTCGTCGAAACGACGGTCAGGAACGATACGTCATCGGACATGGACCTGACCTGCCGCTCCACCGGCGACTACGTGGATACAGCTCTCCGGACCGAGAACGATGCCATCTACCAGCCGATCGATTCACTGTACGAGATTCCCGGCAATCCGGAGTGCAACCACAATCTCGGATCGGGTTTCGATACCCCGATGACCTGGGCCTTCCTCGTCCCCGACGATCGCACGCCGGAGAGCCTGCTGTTCAGGACGGGCAGCTCCACCCGCGACGACAAGGTCGCGGTCATTTCGCTGGACAAGTTCGGCGCCCCGGCATCCGACAGTAAGCGACCGTCCCCCACCACGGGACGCCCTGCGGAAGGTTCTTCTCCGACGGGCCAGGGCGCGGCCAGCTCCCCCGGCAACACGGGCGGCGCCCCGGAATCGGACGAACTTTCACCCTCCGTTCCCACCGACAGCGGACAGTCGCAGTCCGGTGTGGCCTACAGCGACACCTGCGATGCTGGGAGCCTCGGCATGCCCACCACCGGCCCGAACGGAGAAACCCTGGTATGTACCGGAATGGGCGGCAACGCACCGTCCCGATGGGTCTACGGACCTGATGAGCTGCAGGGCGCCGGCACCGCCGACGTCGGTGGCGCCTGTGCCGACGGGGAGTCCGGTGGGCAGGACGCCGCAGGTCACGTCCTGCTCTGCAGCAACGGTCAGTGGTATCCCGGCCCCTGACATCCGTCGACGCCCTACTTCATCAGGCGGGCCACCGCCGCGGACACCTCGTCGAGCTTCTCCTGCGCTTCCCCGCCACCCTGCTGGGCGGCGTGGAGCACGCAGTGGTGCATGTGGTCGTCCAGCAGGGCCAGTGCGACCCCTTTGAGGGCCGACTGGACGGCGGAGACCTGGGTGAGGATGTCGATGCAGTAGGCGTCCTCGTCGACCATCCGGTGCAGGCCCCGGACCTGCCCCTCGATGCGCTTCAGGCGCGCGAGGTACCGCTTCTTGTCCGGGCTGTACCCGTGCGCTCCCCCGGCACAGTCGTCCCCGTGCTGACCGGCAGCGCCGTGGTCAGCGCCGTGCTCTGTGCCGCACGTGTCAGCACCGCGCTCAGCGCCGCACGTGTCGTCACCGCACCGGTCACCGACAGCCGGGATGTCCTCGGTATCGTCCACGGTTTCCAGGTTGTCCACGGTTCTCCACGCCTCCGCATTCACACCGCCGGCACGCCGCTCATGCCGGACACACCCGCGACGATACCCCCGAGGGGTATGCCGACGCCAGGTCCGTGCCGCGGACCCGGCTCAGTATCCGCGGGCGATCCACTCCGCCAGGTGCGGCGCCTCCGCGCCGATCGAGGTGGCGTCCCCGTGACCGGTGTAGACCTCCGTCTCCCCCGGCAGGGTCAGCACCTTCTCCCGGATCGAGTCGATGATCGTGTCGAAGTCACTGAACGACCGCCCCGTCGCCCCCGGACCGCCGGCGAACAGTGTGTCGCCGCTGACGAGCACCTTCGCCTCCGGCAGGTAGAGGCAGCAGGATCCCGGCGAGTGCCCCGGGGTGTTGATGACCTGCAGCTGCGTGCCCGCGATGTCGAACAGTTCCCCGTCGGCGAGATCCTCGTGCCCCACGCCGGGGTGGGTCTGGTCCCACAGCATCTGGTCGCCGGGGTGCACGAACACCGGGGCGTCCAGTTTCTCGGACAGCTCCGGGGCGACGGTGACGTGGTCGTTGTGGGCGTGGGTGCAGATGATGCCCCGCACCGTCCGACCGCCGACCGCGTCGATGACGGGTGCTGCGGTGTGCGCCGCGTCGACGACGATGACCTCGTCGTCGTCACCGATCAGCCAGATGTTGTTGTCGACCTCCCACTCCCCGCCGTCGAGGGCGAAGGTGCCGTGGGTGACCACCCGGTCGACCCGCAGACCGGTCTCGCTGGTCCC
This is a stretch of genomic DNA from Corynebacterium nuruki S6-4. It encodes these proteins:
- a CDS encoding serine hydrolase domain-containing protein translates to MTVPGGVPTTGPAGILAGIDDWPVDTAAAAVVRPDGTTVSHGDTTAVFALASVSKLITAHTVLCAVAEGCFELDDTVADVAVESGHDVDGPQDATVRELLAHASGVGFRGRTRERDARTRRIYSSAGFEILADLVSATVSEVDLDFAGYARATVLDPLGIPADQLVIDGSAGHGFRGSVGALTRLAQEFLSPTLLPAGLWDEALTPQFPDLDGVVPGYGRQRPCPWGLGFELHDHKSPHWLSPDMPTDVAGHFGQAGTFLWFHRGTGTAAVVLTDRNFGDWAKQRWDGFNGRLWTALTAS
- the aceE gene encoding pyruvate dehydrogenase (acetyl-transferring), homodimeric type; protein product: MAPAHDSNFGNIRDGVASYLKDADPDETQEWMDSLDGLLDEAGPDRARYLMLRLLERASAKRVALPPLLSTDYVNTIPTSMEPEFPGDETIEKRYRRWMRWNAAIMVHRAQRPEIGVGGHISTYASAAALYEVGFNHFFRGKDHPGGGDQVFFQGHASPGMYARAFLEGRLSEEDMDGFRQEKSKPEHGMPSYPHPHGMPSFWEFPTVSMGLGPMDAVYQAKFNRYLHDRGIKDTSDQHVWAFLGDGEMDEPEARGVIQQAALNNLDNLTFVINCNLQRLDGPVRGNTKIIQELESFFRGAGWNVIKVVWAREWDRLLEKDQDGHLVNIMNTTVDGDYQTFKGKDGAYVRKFFFERDPETAKLVEDMTDEEIFALRRGGHDYRKIYAAYKKAMETKDQPTVILAHTIKGYGLGHNFEGRNATHQMKKLTLDDLKLFRTKQEIPISDEELEADPKLPPYYNPGPDSPEIQYMLERRRELGGYLPERRTTYTPLAVPDASTLAPVLKGSGKQKVATTMALVRTLKELMEDEEIKKRLVPIIPDEARTFGMDSWFPTLKIYNPHGQNYTPVDADMMLSYKESTDGHILHEGINEAGSVAEFIAAGTSYATQGEVMIPLYIFYAMFGFQRTGDSIWAAADQMARGFLIGATAGATTLTGEGLQHMDGHSPVLASTNPSVISWDPAFAYEVAHIVRDGIRRMYGEGSGPDGTGENVIYYMTVYNEPVHQPAAPADLDVEGLLKGIYLYSPADRLIGTGPNSTGDAGEAPASDLTATLLASGVGMTESIRAKEILREQFDVNVALYSVTNWNELAREGRALELEELRHPGSTVEQPYVTQVLQDAEGPFIAATDFTTTLPEQIRKFVPGDYTTLGCDGFGFSDTRPAARRFFNSDAESIAVAVLSALARQDKVSWDVVAKAAADFNLTDPTKA
- a CDS encoding alpha-hydroxy acid oxidase; protein product: MSPQRPTPAALKRRFPPVKDLKELMQFEKPTLDLTGRKLAKATNVWELRKIAKRRTPKAPFDYVDGAAENEISLNRARLAYRDLEFNPGVLRDVSDADLSTEVFGDRISMPLAIAPTGFTRMMQTEGEYAGSAAAADKGIPFCLSTMGTASLEDVATHAPEGNNWFQLYLWKDREASEELVRRAWDAGYRKLIVTVDTAIAGARLRDTRNGFSIPPQLTWKTVLDASYRPAWWFNFLTTEQLSFASLSRSSGTVADLVDRMFDPALTFDDIDWLRNLWPGTLIAKGLQTVEDSQRVLDHGADGIILSNHGGRQLDRAPVPLHLLPKVRAAVGEDATIGLDTGIMDGADIAAAVALGADYTLVGRAYMYGLMAGGQRGVARMLDIMEDQLRRTLRLCGVTRVSDLTPEHVTAHTSEVASGYWI
- a CDS encoding MBL fold metallo-hydrolase is translated as MTAASGQGTSETGLRVDRVVTHGTFALDGGEWEVDNNIWLIGDDDEVIVVDAAHTAAPVIDAVGGRTVRGIICTHAHNDHVTVAPELSEKLDAPVFVHPGDQMLWDQTHPGVGHEDLADGELFDIAGTQLQVINTPGHSPGSCCLYLPEAKVLVSGDTLFAGGPGATGRSFSDFDTIIDSIREKVLTLPGETEVYTGHGDATSIGAEAPHLAEWIARGY
- a CDS encoding metal-sensitive transcriptional regulator; protein product: MDDTEDIPAVGDRCGDDTCGAERGADTCGTEHGADHGAAGQHGDDCAGGAHGYSPDKKRYLARLKRIEGQVRGLHRMVDEDAYCIDILTQVSAVQSALKGVALALLDDHMHHCVLHAAQQGGGEAQEKLDEVSAAVARLMK
- a CDS encoding acyl carrier protein, translating into MEISREAQEKLAAALGGTATAAGDKAAGGTGDTAGADDTVRARIARIIEGSTGIDADEITDDADLSDDLHISSVSLIEIAIHIEDELHVRVEEEDIYSAHSLADLVSFVEKAQSGGK